The Microbacterium oleivorans genome contains the following window.
TGGCCCGGTCACTTCGGCTTCCACGAGATCTTCCACGTGTGCACGGTGCTCGCGTTCCTCTGCCACTGGACGGCGAGCCTGCTGATCGCGCTGGCCCCGGCGTACCACGCGGGCTGACCGGCTCTCCGACGCGGGACCGCAGGCTCCGACTCAGCGGGTCTCGGAGTCGTCGCCGCGTGCGGCGAGCTCCTCTTCGTCGAGCTGCTCGCGCACCTCGGCTCGGTACCGGCCGCGCCGCACGCGTCGCAGCATGTCGAGCAGCAGCAGCACGACGGCGATGGTGAGCACCACGATCGCGCCGAATCCCCACGGCCCGGGAGTGACCGACGTCGGATCCACCGTGATCTCGGGGATCGGGGTCGCCGCCGTCGTGAGCCACAGTAGGGAGTGCATCGGTTCCTCGATCTGCGCGCGGAGCGCTTAGCCTGGAACCACCAGCCTAATCCCGCCGCAACCGACCCGGAGACCTCGCCATGACCACGCAGCTCAAGCTCGACCACCGCTACGGTCGAACGCGCGAGAAGCGCTCACGGCGTCTCGTGATCACCGTGGCAGGTGTGCTCGGCGCCGGCGTCCTGGGAATGGTCGCCTGGACGACCGTCGCCGGCGCCATCGACTCGGTCGACACCGACGCGACCGGCTTCGAGGTCGTCGACGACCACGCGGTCGTGGTGTCGTTCCAGGTCAGCGGCGCCGCGGGCAAGCCGCTGGCCTGCACCCTCGAAGCCCAGGACACCGAGCACGGCGTCGTGGGATGGCAGGTCGTGGAGTATCCCGCAGCAGACGGGGTGAGCCGGGCTTTCACCGAGACCATCCCGACCGTCGCGCTCGCGACCAACGGTTTGGTCACCTCCTGCTGGATCCCGTAGGCTAGCTGTTTCTTGTGCGCCCCGGTCGGATGCCGGGGCGTTCGCCATAGGCGGCCGGTGGCCGCGCCAGTGCAAGGAGATCATATGTCGAACGACGCTCCCGTCACCTTCCTCACCCAGGACGCCTACGATCGTCTGGTCGCGGAGCTCGAGCACCTGTCGACGACCGGCCGCGAGGAGATCGCGAAGCGCATCGAGATCGCCCGCGAGGAGGGCGACCTCAAGGAGAACGGCGGCTACCACGCTGCGAAGGACGAGCAGGGCAAGCAGGAGGCGCGCATCCGCACACTGCAGCAGCTCCTCAAGGACGCGACCGTCGGCGAGGCGCCCGAATCGGACGGAACGGTGCTCTCGGGTACCGTCGTCACCGCGATCGTCGCCGGCGGCGAGGAGGTCTTCCTCCTCGGCAGCCGCGAGATCGCAGCAGGCTCCGAACTCGATGTCTACAGCGAGGCATCGCCGCTGGGCGCCGCCATCCTCGGCCTGAAGGAGGGCGAGAAGACCTCCTACACCGCGCCCAACGGACGCGAGATCCCCGTCGAGATCGTCAAAGTCGAGACCTACTCCGGCCAGTGACCTCGCGGTTCGCGCCGACGGTCGTCAATCGGAGACGACCGTCGGCGCGAACCCCGCATCCTCGAGGATCGTGATGACCTGTGCGCGGTGCTCCGCGCCCCGCGTCTCGACGCTCAGCTGCAGGATCACCTCGCTGATCTGCAGACCCTGACCGTGCCGTGTGTGCAGCACTTCGATGACGTTCGCGCCGGCGACGGACAGCAGGTCCGAGACGCGTGCCAGCTGACCCGGGCGATCGGGCAGCGGGATCTGCAGGGTCATGTAGCGGCCCGACGCCGCCAGTCCGTGCGCCACCACCCGCTGCAGCAGCAGCGGGTCGATGTTGCCTCCCGACAGCACGGCGACGGTGGGTCCCGTCGCCCGCACCTTGCCGGCGAGGATCGCGGCCACCCCGGCGGCGCCGGCGGGTTCGACGACCTGTTTCGCGCGCTCGAGCAGTACCAGGAGTGCTCGGGCGATGTCGTCGTCCGACACCGTGACCACCTCGTCGACAAGGGCGCGGATGACCTTGAACGGCTCGTCTCCGGGACGGCCCACCGCGATGCCGTCCGCGATCGTCGGTGAGGTCTCGATGGCGAGCGGCTCGCCGGCTCGCAGTGACGACGGGTAGGCAGCGGCGTTCTCGGCCTGAACGCCGACCACCCGGACGACGCGACCCTCGGCCTCGGCGCGACCCTTCACCGCCGCAGCCACACCGGCGATCAGCCCGCCGCCCCCGATGGGGATGATGAGCGTCTCGATGTCGGGGACCTGGTCGTACACCTCGAGGCCCAACGTCCCCTGACCGGTGATGACATCGGGATGGTCGAACGGATGGATGAGCACCGCTCCCGTGCGCTCGGCGAACTCCGCCGCCAGGCGCAGCGGCGTCTCGACCGTGGCACCCTCGAGCACCACGTCGGCGCCGTAGCCGCGGGTCGCGAGCAGCTTGGGCACCGGCACACCGAGCGGCATGAAGATCGTCGCGGCGATCCCGAGCTTCTGAGCGGCCAGGGCCACCCCCTGCGCGTGGTTGCCGGCCGATGCCGCCACGACGCCGCGCGCCCGTTCCTCGGCGGTCAGCCGCGAGAGTCTGTACGTGGCGCCGCGGATCTTGAACGAGCCGGTGCGCTGCAGGTTCTCGAGCTTGAGGTGCACGGGGACGCCCAGCACGTCCGAGAGGTGCTCGGAGTACTCCATCGGCGTACAGGTGACGACGCCGTTCAGCACCTCGGCGGCATCCTCGAGGTCGGCCGGACTCGGTCCGATCATGCGTTCCTCTTTCGGTCTCGGGGCACCGTGCTCCAGATCATCTCGTCGGGCCGCGGCGCCAGCCCGGTCTCCCACGAGCGTCTCGAGATGTAGAGCACGACGACGTTCACGAAGGCGGCCAGCGGCACGGCGAACAGCGCGCCGGGGATGCCGGCGATCATCGCACCACCGGCGACCACGATCACGACGGCCAGGGGATGGACCTTGACCGCCGACCCCATGAGGAGCGGCTGCAGGACGTGCCCCTCCAGCTGCTGCACGCCCAGGACCACGACCAGCATCCACAGCGCGATCCACGGACCGTTGTAGACCAGGGCGAGGAAGACCGCCAGGGCTCCCGTCACGACCGCGCCGACGAACGGGATGAACGCGCCGAGGAACACCAGGACGGCGATCGGCGCGGCCAGGGGCACCCCGAGCAGCAGGGCGCCGAGACCGATGCCCGTGGCGTCGATCGTCGCGACCAGCAGCTGCGTACGCGCATAGGTCACCACGGTGCGCCAGCCGGTCCGGCCCGCACCGTCGACGGCGGGGCGCGCCTGCCGCGGGAACAGCCGCACGACCCAGCTCCAGATGCGTCCGCCGTCGGCGAGGAGGCACAGCAGGATGAAGAGCACGAGCAGCGCGCCGGCTGCGACGTGACCGACCGTGGAGCCGATCGCGAGCGCTCCCGACAGCAGCAGCGAGGCCTGCTGCTCGAGGAACGACCAGCCCTGCACCAGAAGATCGTCGATCTGATCGGAGGTGAGGTGCAACGGTCCGTCGATGAGGTACGCCCGCAGCTGCTGCACGGCTTCGACCGTGCGTGACTGCACCGATCCCCACTGCTGGCTGATCTGCCAGATGGCGAGTGAGAGCAGGCCCGAGATGACGGCGAGGGTCGCGAGCACGCTGAGCACGATAGCGGCCCACCGCGGCACGCGGTGCTCGATCAGCCACAGGAAGCCCGGCCAGAGCAGGGCGGCCAGCAGGATCGCGACCAGGAGCGGGATGACCAGGAGCTTGAGCTGGATGACGATCCAGATCGCGACGCCGAGCGCGGCGGCCACGACGAGCAACCGCCAGGCGTAGGCCGTCGCCAGTCGCAGCCCCCGGGGAATGCCCGATGAGGTCTCGGTTGCAACGGTTCGGGTACGGAGCGCGTCGAAGAAGGATCGCCCCGGCTTGTCGTCGCTCATCCCGCCAGTCTAGAACTCCGAGCTTCGCGTCTCGTTCTCGCGGACGCGGTCAGAACTGCACGCGGGGCGGCTCGGCGATCGCGGCCCCGCCCTCGACCTCGAAGAACTCGCGCTCGGTGAATCCGAGACTGCGCGAGAACAGGTTGTTGGGGAAGACCTTGATCTTCGTGTTGAGCTCGCGGACGCCGCCGTTGTAGAAGCGGCGGGACGCCTGGATCTTGTCCTCGGTGTCGACGATGGACTGCTGCAGCTGGAGGAAGTTCTGGCTCGCCTGGAGCTGCGGATACGCCTCGGCGACGGCGAACAGCGACTTGAGCGCCTGCTGCAGGTGCCCTTCCGCTACCCCAGCTTCGGCGGGGCCGGTCGCGGAGAGCGTCTCGGCACGCGCACGCGTGACGTTCTCGAAGACCGCCTTCTCGTGTGCCGCATAGCCGCGAACGGTGTCGATGAGGTTCGGGAGAAGATCGGCTCGTCGCTTGAGCTGCACCGTGATGTCGCTCCATGCCTCGTCGACGCGCACGTTCAGCGCGACGAGCGAGTTGTACGTCGCCCACAGGTAGATGCCGATGACGGCGACCACGCCCACGATGATGACGACCGGGATGAGCCACTCCATAGCAAAGTCCCCCTTCTCCATGACCATCCTAGTCGGCGCCTCAGGAACGACTGAGGACGCGCGGGCGAACTCGCAGGGGTTACCCACGCGGCGGGCGCGCGCCGATGGGCCGTCCCGGTGATGTGCCGGTACCGACGAACCGGCGAAGCAGGCCCGCGAGGACGGTCCGCTCCTCGTCGGTGAACACCTCCAGAACCGCCTCCTCGGTGGCGAGGTGGTCGGGCAGCGCGCGGTCGATCACCTCGCGGCCGGCCGCGCTCAGGCGCACGAGCTTCCCCCTCCCGTCGCGGGGATCCGGATGCCGCGTGATGAGACCGAGCGACTCCAGCCGATTGAGACGCTGCGCGACCGCGCTCGAGCTGATCATCGCGTCGGCGGCGAGATCGGCGGGCGCGAGCTCATGGGGTGCACCCTGGCGGACGAGGGTCGCGAGGACGTCGAAGGTGGCGGCATCGATGCCGTGCCGCGCGAAGGTCTCGGCGAGCCGGGCATCGACGGCGGCGGCGGCGCGGCTGAGCCGTCCGATGACGGCCATGGGGCGTGCGTCCAGATCGGGACGCGCCGCCCGCCATTGCTCGAGGATGCGGTCGACCTGGTCCATGCATCCACCGTAGTCGCTTAGCGCTTAGCTATACTCGCTAAGTGCTTAGCTATCGTTCGGCGGTCGTCACGACCGCCCTCGCCCCCGCGATCTGGGGCACCACCTACGTGACCGCCACGACGTTCGTCGCCGGCGGGCACCCGCTGCTCACCGGGACCGTCCGCGCGCTCCCGGCTGGACTCATCCTGCTCGCCATCGCGCGCCGGCTGCCGGTCGGAGCGTGGTGGTGGCGCGCATGGGTGCTGGGAGCGCTCAACATCACGACGTTCTTCGCCTGTCTGTTCATCGCCGCCGAACGGTTGCCGGGTGGAGTCGCGGCCGTCGTGGGCGGCATTCAGCCCCTGCTGGTCGCGGTGCTCGGCTGGGTCGTGCTGAGCGAGCGGATGAACGCGGTCATCCTCGGAGCGGGTCTCGCGGGCGTCGTCGGCGTGGGGCTCATCGTCCTGCAGAGCAGCGCGGGACTGGACGGAGTCGGCATCGCAGCAGCGATCGGCGGCGCGTCCGCGATGGCCGTCGGCACGGTCCTCGCCAAGCGGTGGAGTCCGGGCCTACCGCCGCTGGCCACGACCGCCTGGCAGCTCATCGCCGGCGGCATCCTGCTCGCCGTCCTGACCGCCGTGATCGAGCCGCTGCCGTCGACAGCACCGACAGCGCCGACACTCGCCGGCTACGCCTACCTCTCGATCGTGGGCACGGCCTTCGCCTACGTGGTCTGGTTCCGCGGGCTCGCGGCGCTGCCCGCGCGGGTCCCGGCGTTCCTCGGACTCCTCAGCCCGGTCGTCGCGGTCCTGATCGGCATCCTCGCCGTGGGCGAGAGCCTGACTCCCCCGCAGACCGCGGGCATCGTCCTCGTGATCGGCTCGGTGCTCGCCGTGGCCGCAGGCTCGACGCGGCGACGACGACGGTGCCCCCGCTGGGACTCGAACCCAGACTGAAGCGATTTTAAGTCGCCTGCCTCTGCCATTGGGCTACGGGGGCCCGCTCCCACGTTACCGGCGCCGCGCGCGCCCCCGAAGCCGTGTTCCCGCCGACGCGCCCGGCGCTGTCCGACACCACGGTGGGGACGACGAAGCCCCCGACACCGATAGGTGCGGGGGCTTCGCGAGGATGAGGGAGCGTCAGCTCGCCGAGACCTTGTTGTCCTTCTCGGCGGGCGCGACGGCGGCGGCACCGGAATCCTGCGCAACGCTCTTCGGGTCGATCGGGGGCGCCTGCTTCTCGGCCTCGGGCTGAGCCGGGCGCGGGCGCGAGGCGAACTCCTCGAACGTGGCACGGGGAGTCAGCGTCGCCTGCAGCGCGACATTGTCGCGACCGAGCCAGAAGTTCATCCACCAGTCGCCGACGACGCGCCACTTGCGCTCCCACGACGGCATCGCCAGCCCGTGGTAGCCACGGTGGGCGACCCAGGCGAAGAAGCCCTTGATCGCGATCTTGCCCGACTGGAACACGCCGTTGCCGAGCCCGAGCCCGGCGACCGCTCCGAGGTTCTTGTGGATGTACTCACGGGGCGTCTCGCCGCGCAGCACTGCCACGAGGTTCTTCGCGAGGAGCTTGGCCTGGCGCACCGCGTGCTGCGCGTTGGGGACGCAGTACCCGCCCACGCCACCGCCGGTGAGGTCGGGAACGGCGGAGATGTCGCCGGCCGCCCAGGCGCCCTCGACGATCTCCTCGGGGGTGCCGACGCGCAGGTCGGCGCGGGTGCGGATCCGGCCGCGCTCTTCGACGGGCAGATCGCTGCCGCGGACGACCGTCGGGTTCGCCATGACACCCGCGGTCCAGATGATCACATCGGTCGGGATGACCTCGCCGGTCGACAGGGCGACGTTGCCGCCCTCGGCGCCCGTCACCTGCGTGTCGAGGTGCACGTTCGCGCCGCGCTTGGCGAGGTCCTTGAGCACCCACTGGCTGGTCTCGAGCGAGACCTCCGGCATGATGCGACCCATGGCCTCGATGAGGTGGAAGTGGGTGTCCTCGAAGCGGAGCTGCGGGTAGCTCTTGAGCAGCGACGACGCCATGGCGCGCAGCTCGGCGAACACCTCGATGCCGGCGAAGCCGCCGCCGACGACGACGACGGTCAGCAGGCGATCGCGCGCTGGGCCGGCCGGCAGGTTCGCCGCGCGGTCGAAATTGGTGAGGATGCGGTCACGGATCGCCATCGCCTCTTCGACCGTCTTCAGGCCGATCGCGTTGTCGGCGATGCCCGGGATCGGGAAGGTGCGCGAGACCGCACCGGCCGTCACGACGATCTGGTCGTAGCGGTGCTCCCACGGCTCGCCCTCGGCGGGCGTGAGGGTCGCGACCTTGTTGGCGTGATCGATCTTGGTGACCTTCGCGCTGACGACCTTCGTGCGCTTGAGGTGGCGGCGCAGACCGACGACGACGTGGCGCCCCTCGATCTCGCCTGCCGCGACCTCGGGCAGGAACGGCTGGTACGTCATGTAGGGCAGCGGGTCGACGATCGTCACTTCGGCCTCGCCCTTGCGGAGGTGCTTCTCGAGCTTCCACGCGGTGTAGAAGCCGGCGTAGCCGCCGCCGACGACGAGGATTTGGGGCACGGAAGTGGACACGTTCGGAAGAACTCCTTGATCGGGGGCTCGGCTAGCGCGACGCGCGGGCCGATCGGATGCGCCGGACAGCTGCGGTGACGCCGAGCGCCATCAGTATAGCCGCCACGGACGCCCCCAGGAGCGGCACCGTGCCGTAGACGAGCGTGTCGATGCTCGGGAGGAAGGGCGGCGACGGTTCCGTAGGCGCGTCTGCAGCGGGCAGCTCCGGGAGCGCGACGGCGGTGGTGGTGGGGACGGGGACCGGCTCCTGCTCGGCGCGACGATAGATGCGGATCCATTCCGACAGGTCGCCCATCGGGTTCGTCGACACCGCCGGCACCGCAGCGCTGACCGCCGCGGCTGCGTCCAGCAGGCCGTAGCCGTACAGCGGGTCCGGCTGAGCCGCGACGCCGGGCACGGCGCGGGCCGTCTTCACGATGCGGTTGATGACGTTGTTGGCGTCGAGGCCCGGATGCGCCGAACGCACCAGGGCCGCGACACCGGCCACGATCGGCGCCGCACCGCTGGTGCCGTTCCACACCACCACCCGTCCGTCCGCCGAGACACCCAGCAGCTCTTCGCTGGGGGCGGAGATGCCGATCGTGATGCCCTGCGTCGACGCCTCCTGGCTCGCGACGCCCTGCCGGTCGACCCCGCCGACGGTGAGGACGCCCGGGATCGTCGCGGGCGCTCCGACCCGGTCGGTGCCGGTCCCGCGGTTGCCCGCGGCCACGACGACGACGACGTCGTGGTCGTAGGCGTACAAGAAGGCGTCGTCCCACGAGGGGTCCCACTCGAGCAGGTTCGTCGTGAACGAGAGGTTGATGACGTCGGCGCCCTGGTCGACGGCCCACACCATGGCATCGGCGACCTGATCGGCGAACGGGATCTCGGAGTTGCCGCCGAAACCGATCGAGAGCGACAGCAGCTCGGCCTCCGGCGCCACCCCGATCATCCCGGTGTCGGGCCCGGTGCCGCGGCTGGCCGCGAGCGACCCCACCCAGCTGCCGTGGTCGCGGTCCGTCTCGCCACCCACCGGGGCGCGTCCGTCCGCGCTGCCCGCGCCGGAGAAGTCGGCACCCGCCGCGACGGCGCCGTCGAACTCCGCGGGCCCGCGGCCGATACCCGTGTCGATGACGGCGATCGTGGTGCCCGCGCCCCGCGTGGTCTCCCAGGCGGTCCGGATGCCGTAGTCGTCGAGCCAGTACTCCGCCTGTCGCGCGGGAT
Protein-coding sequences here:
- a CDS encoding S8 family serine peptidase; this translates as MTRWGRRSLRVVALGVLVVVTATAGAVVPPTDPARQAEYWLDDYGIRTAWETTRGAGTTIAVIDTGIGRGPAEFDGAVAAGADFSGAGSADGRAPVGGETDRDHGSWVGSLAASRGTGPDTGMIGVAPEAELLSLSIGFGGNSEIPFADQVADAMVWAVDQGADVINLSFTTNLLEWDPSWDDAFLYAYDHDVVVVVAAGNRGTGTDRVGAPATIPGVLTVGGVDRQGVASQEASTQGITIGISAPSEELLGVSADGRVVVWNGTSGAAPIVAGVAALVRSAHPGLDANNVINRIVKTARAVPGVAAQPDPLYGYGLLDAAAAVSAAVPAVSTNPMGDLSEWIRIYRRAEQEPVPVPTTTAVALPELPAADAPTEPSPPFLPSIDTLVYGTVPLLGASVAAILMALGVTAAVRRIRSARASR
- a CDS encoding MarR family winged helix-turn-helix transcriptional regulator codes for the protein MDQVDRILEQWRAARPDLDARPMAVIGRLSRAAAAVDARLAETFARHGIDAATFDVLATLVRQGAPHELAPADLAADAMISSSAVAQRLNRLESLGLITRHPDPRDGRGKLVRLSAAGREVIDRALPDHLATEEAVLEVFTDEERTVLAGLLRRFVGTGTSPGRPIGARPPRG
- a CDS encoding LemA family protein yields the protein MEWLIPVVIIVGVVAVIGIYLWATYNSLVALNVRVDEAWSDITVQLKRRADLLPNLIDTVRGYAAHEKAVFENVTRARAETLSATGPAEAGVAEGHLQQALKSLFAVAEAYPQLQASQNFLQLQQSIVDTEDKIQASRRFYNGGVRELNTKIKVFPNNLFSRSLGFTEREFFEVEGGAAIAEPPRVQF
- a CDS encoding AI-2E family transporter, with the translated sequence MSDDKPGRSFFDALRTRTVATETSSGIPRGLRLATAYAWRLLVVAAALGVAIWIVIQLKLLVIPLLVAILLAALLWPGFLWLIEHRVPRWAAIVLSVLATLAVISGLLSLAIWQISQQWGSVQSRTVEAVQQLRAYLIDGPLHLTSDQIDDLLVQGWSFLEQQASLLLSGALAIGSTVGHVAAGALLVLFILLCLLADGGRIWSWVVRLFPRQARPAVDGAGRTGWRTVVTYARTQLLVATIDATGIGLGALLLGVPLAAPIAVLVFLGAFIPFVGAVVTGALAVFLALVYNGPWIALWMLVVVLGVQQLEGHVLQPLLMGSAVKVHPLAVVIVVAGGAMIAGIPGALFAVPLAAFVNVVVLYISRRSWETGLAPRPDEMIWSTVPRDRKRNA
- the ilvA gene encoding threonine ammonia-lyase translates to MIGPSPADLEDAAEVLNGVVTCTPMEYSEHLSDVLGVPVHLKLENLQRTGSFKIRGATYRLSRLTAEERARGVVAASAGNHAQGVALAAQKLGIAATIFMPLGVPVPKLLATRGYGADVVLEGATVETPLRLAAEFAERTGAVLIHPFDHPDVITGQGTLGLEVYDQVPDIETLIIPIGGGGLIAGVAAAVKGRAEAEGRVVRVVGVQAENAAAYPSSLRAGEPLAIETSPTIADGIAVGRPGDEPFKVIRALVDEVVTVSDDDIARALLVLLERAKQVVEPAGAAGVAAILAGKVRATGPTVAVLSGGNIDPLLLQRVVAHGLAASGRYMTLQIPLPDRPGQLARVSDLLSVAGANVIEVLHTRHGQGLQISEVILQLSVETRGAEHRAQVITILEDAGFAPTVVSD
- a CDS encoding EamA family transporter translates to MLSYRSAVVTTALAPAIWGTTYVTATTFVAGGHPLLTGTVRALPAGLILLAIARRLPVGAWWWRAWVLGALNITTFFACLFIAAERLPGGVAAVVGGIQPLLVAVLGWVVLSERMNAVILGAGLAGVVGVGLIVLQSSAGLDGVGIAAAIGGASAMAVGTVLAKRWSPGLPPLATTAWQLIAGGILLAVLTAVIEPLPSTAPTAPTLAGYAYLSIVGTAFAYVVWFRGLAALPARVPAFLGLLSPVVAVLIGILAVGESLTPPQTAGIVLVIGSVLAVAAGSTRRRRRCPRWDSNPD
- a CDS encoding NAD(P)/FAD-dependent oxidoreductase, with amino-acid sequence MPQILVVGGGYAGFYTAWKLEKHLRKGEAEVTIVDPLPYMTYQPFLPEVAAGEIEGRHVVVGLRRHLKRTKVVSAKVTKIDHANKVATLTPAEGEPWEHRYDQIVVTAGAVSRTFPIPGIADNAIGLKTVEEAMAIRDRILTNFDRAANLPAGPARDRLLTVVVVGGGFAGIEVFAELRAMASSLLKSYPQLRFEDTHFHLIEAMGRIMPEVSLETSQWVLKDLAKRGANVHLDTQVTGAEGGNVALSTGEVIPTDVIIWTAGVMANPTVVRGSDLPVEERGRIRTRADLRVGTPEEIVEGAWAAGDISAVPDLTGGGVGGYCVPNAQHAVRQAKLLAKNLVAVLRGETPREYIHKNLGAVAGLGLGNGVFQSGKIAIKGFFAWVAHRGYHGLAMPSWERKWRVVGDWWMNFWLGRDNVALQATLTPRATFEEFASRPRPAQPEAEKQAPPIDPKSVAQDSGAAAVAPAEKDNKVSAS
- the greA gene encoding transcription elongation factor GreA — encoded protein: MSNDAPVTFLTQDAYDRLVAELEHLSTTGREEIAKRIEIAREEGDLKENGGYHAAKDEQGKQEARIRTLQQLLKDATVGEAPESDGTVLSGTVVTAIVAGGEEVFLLGSREIAAGSELDVYSEASPLGAAILGLKEGEKTSYTAPNGREIPVEIVKVETYSGQ
- a CDS encoding DUF4307 domain-containing protein, which gives rise to MTTQLKLDHRYGRTREKRSRRLVITVAGVLGAGVLGMVAWTTVAGAIDSVDTDATGFEVVDDHAVVVSFQVSGAAGKPLACTLEAQDTEHGVVGWQVVEYPAADGVSRAFTETIPTVALATNGLVTSCWIP